A window from Ramlibacter pinisoli encodes these proteins:
- a CDS encoding glycoside hydrolase family 16 protein, protein MAGWASRVRGPVMLLAALAAGPAVADWTLEHESSFASGRGIDPAYWRLETGFLRNREDQYYSDANAQVQGGVLRLEARREEVPNAQWKAGSRDWRVARRSSTYTSASLLARKPLQYGRVEVVARTPSGAGVWPAIWLLHEGERLYGEIDVFEAVGKHPDTVFAGVHHGREPRTRQHRNDSRVVPGFEGSWHTHTLEWTPGRIRVALDGQPWFSFDPQAARLPDGADPLRQPMRLRINLALGGSWGGPIDDSRLPARFDIASIRIWRWTPGAGDALPAPAAVPAAATVDGGAAASAAAPAPAPAPTPGPAAGSGTMRWGR, encoded by the coding sequence ATGGCGGGGTGGGCGTCGCGCGTGCGGGGGCCGGTAATGCTGCTGGCGGCGCTGGCCGCGGGGCCGGCGGTGGCTGACTGGACGCTGGAGCACGAGTCCAGCTTCGCCAGCGGCCGCGGCATCGACCCGGCCTACTGGCGGCTGGAGACCGGCTTCCTGCGCAACCGCGAGGACCAGTACTACAGCGACGCCAACGCGCAGGTGCAGGGCGGCGTGCTGCGGCTGGAAGCCCGGCGCGAGGAAGTGCCCAACGCGCAGTGGAAGGCCGGCTCGCGCGACTGGCGGGTGGCGCGGCGCAGCTCCACCTACACCTCGGCCTCGCTGCTCGCCCGCAAGCCGCTGCAGTACGGGCGCGTCGAGGTGGTCGCCCGCACGCCGTCCGGTGCCGGCGTCTGGCCGGCGATCTGGCTGCTGCACGAGGGCGAGCGGCTGTACGGCGAGATCGACGTCTTCGAGGCGGTCGGCAAGCACCCCGACACCGTGTTCGCGGGCGTGCACCACGGGCGCGAGCCGCGCACCCGCCAGCACCGCAACGACAGCCGCGTGGTGCCCGGCTTCGAGGGCAGCTGGCACACCCACACGCTGGAGTGGACGCCCGGGCGCATCCGCGTGGCGCTGGATGGCCAGCCCTGGTTCAGCTTCGATCCGCAAGCGGCGCGCCTGCCCGACGGGGCCGACCCGCTGCGCCAGCCGATGCGGCTGCGCATCAACCTGGCCCTGGGTGGCAGCTGGGGCGGACCGATCGACGACAGCCGCCTGCCGGCCCGCTTCGACATCGCGTCGATCCGCATCTGGCGCTGGACGCCCGGCGCCGGCGACGCGCTGCCGGCACCGGCGGCCGTCCCGGCCGCTGCGACGGTGGACGGCGGCGCGGCCGCCAGCGCCGCTGCGCCAGCACCGGCACCGGCACCCACGCCGGGGCCTGCAGCCGGGTCCGGCACCATGCGGTGGGGGCGCTGA
- a CDS encoding PP2C family protein-serine/threonine phosphatase, whose protein sequence is MAQPVRALLVDDDPVLLALLSAFLDSRGYAVAQAPDGQAALALLEGGGFNLVITDRNMPRMDGLALCRAIRARQDASYVYCIMLTASVDQQSLVDAMEAGVDDFLAKPLRPAELGARLRAAERVLALEARLAARNEELTGAYAQLSRDLDLARSLQLAQLPAPQSFGGVHLEGLFEASSFVGGDLYDYFALGDRLLAFYLADISGHGVAAAMMAVSAQHQLRAVSQQVVRAIDPGAGLQQAAVEIVTRYNSRFLEMNDSSLYLTLVYGLLDRATGTAALVSAGHPPVLHAAAGSPVFEPVGQGSLPVGILPDPGYEARLVTLAPGSRLALYSDGITDCSGADGEPFGLQRLQDLLAAGRSQSPAAGFAAVREALHGWHHGSFEDDVTLLLLESR, encoded by the coding sequence ATGGCGCAGCCGGTCCGCGCCCTGCTGGTCGACGACGATCCCGTGCTGCTGGCGCTGCTGTCCGCCTTCCTGGACTCGCGCGGCTACGCCGTGGCGCAGGCCCCCGACGGCCAGGCCGCGCTGGCGCTGCTCGAAGGCGGTGGCTTCAACCTGGTGATCACCGACCGCAACATGCCGCGCATGGACGGACTGGCCCTGTGCCGCGCCATCCGCGCCCGCCAGGACGCGAGCTACGTCTACTGCATCATGCTCACCGCCTCGGTCGACCAGCAGTCGCTGGTCGATGCGATGGAGGCGGGGGTCGACGACTTCCTGGCCAAGCCGCTGCGGCCGGCCGAACTGGGCGCCCGGCTGCGTGCCGCCGAGCGCGTGCTGGCGCTGGAGGCCCGCCTGGCCGCCCGCAACGAGGAACTGACCGGCGCCTACGCGCAGCTCAGCCGCGACCTGGACCTGGCGCGCTCGCTGCAGCTGGCGCAGCTGCCGGCGCCGCAGTCGTTCGGCGGCGTGCACCTGGAGGGCCTGTTCGAGGCCTCCAGCTTCGTCGGCGGCGACCTCTACGACTACTTCGCGCTCGGCGACCGCCTGCTGGCGTTCTACCTGGCCGACATCTCCGGGCACGGCGTGGCGGCGGCCATGATGGCGGTGAGCGCGCAGCACCAGCTGCGGGCCGTTTCGCAGCAGGTGGTGCGCGCCATCGACCCCGGCGCCGGGCTGCAGCAGGCGGCGGTGGAAATCGTCACCCGCTACAACAGCCGCTTCCTGGAGATGAACGACAGCAGCCTGTACCTGACGCTGGTGTACGGCCTGCTCGATCGCGCCACCGGCACCGCGGCGCTGGTCAGCGCCGGCCACCCGCCGGTGCTGCACGCCGCGGCCGGCAGCCCGGTGTTCGAGCCGGTCGGCCAGGGCAGCCTGCCGGTCGGCATCCTGCCCGACCCGGGCTACGAGGCCCGGCTGGTCACGCTCGCGCCCGGCAGTCGGCTGGCCCTGTACTCGGACGGCATCACCGACTGCAGCGGCGCCGACGGCGAGCCGTTCGGCCTGCAGCGGCTGCAGGACCTGCTCGCGGCCGGGCGCAGCCAGTCGCCCGCGGCCGGCTTCGCCGCCGTGCGGGAGGCGCTGCACGGCTGGCATCACGGCAGCTTCGAGGACGACGTGACGCTGCTGTTGCTGGAGTCGCGTTGA
- a CDS encoding Hpt domain-containing protein gives MSAEGPSPAAPGPSFEERFAALEREWRQLLPAKLQEALRRMQACRTDPADAAELEELHRLLHTLAGSAGTFGLHDLGSVARAIEHELDRVMALPARSGADFDAADRALQALVASAPGG, from the coding sequence GTGAGCGCCGAGGGTCCATCGCCAGCCGCGCCCGGCCCGTCGTTCGAGGAGCGGTTCGCCGCCCTGGAACGCGAGTGGCGGCAGCTGCTGCCGGCGAAGTTGCAGGAAGCGCTGCGCCGCATGCAGGCCTGCCGCACCGATCCGGCCGACGCCGCCGAACTGGAGGAACTGCACCGCCTGCTGCACACGCTGGCCGGGTCGGCCGGCACCTTCGGCCTGCATGACCTGGGCAGCGTCGCCCGCGCCATCGAGCACGAGCTCGACCGGGTGATGGCGCTGCCGGCGCGCAGCGGCGCCGACTTCGATGCCGCCGACCGCGCCCTGCAGGCGCTGGTGGCGTCCGCGCCGGGAGGCTGA
- a CDS encoding DUF3606 domain-containing protein, with translation MPDSKGASTGRTADRIDVSWDYEVCAWARHFNTSEKQVKEAVAAVGDRADKVRAHLAERRQQSSERPSGN, from the coding sequence ATGCCTGACAGCAAGGGAGCATCGACCGGCCGCACGGCCGACCGCATCGACGTGAGCTGGGACTACGAGGTGTGCGCCTGGGCGCGCCACTTCAACACCAGCGAGAAGCAGGTCAAGGAGGCCGTGGCGGCAGTCGGCGACCGGGCCGACAAGGTGCGCGCGCACCTGGCCGAGCGTCGCCAGCAGTCGTCCGAGCGACCGAGCGGCAACTGA
- a CDS encoding response regulator, translating to MPAVPAHPDVPVPPAAAAGRGPARPSLLLADDDPITRMVTAAFLQALGYTDVQLAADGEEALALCARQAFDLVLMDCLMPGLGGLEATRRLRARGQRVPVIALTASTGADDIARCLEAGMDGHLAKPIDLERLAATLSHWLAPGQADPRALN from the coding sequence ATGCCTGCCGTCCCTGCCCATCCCGATGTCCCCGTCCCGCCGGCTGCGGCCGCCGGGCGCGGGCCGGCGCGCCCGTCGCTGCTGCTGGCGGACGACGATCCCATCACCCGCATGGTGACGGCCGCCTTCCTGCAGGCGCTGGGCTACACCGACGTGCAGCTGGCCGCCGACGGCGAGGAGGCGCTGGCCCTGTGCGCCCGGCAGGCGTTCGACCTGGTGCTGATGGATTGCCTGATGCCGGGGCTGGGCGGGCTGGAGGCGACGCGGCGGCTGCGCGCCCGCGGCCAGCGCGTGCCGGTGATCGCGCTGACGGCCAGCACCGGCGCCGACGACATCGCGCGCTGCCTGGAAGCCGGCATGGACGGCCACCTCGCCAAGCCCATCGACCTGGAACGGCTGGCCGCGACCCTGTCGCACTGGCTCGCACCCGGGCAAGCCGACCCTCGCGCCCTGAACTGA
- a CDS encoding LysR family transcriptional regulator: protein MDRLLSMRVFQRVADEGGFAAAARALELSPAAVTRLVADLEGHLQTRLLQRSTRRLSLTEAGQAYLERVRSILEEIDQADAVVSAHSSELAGMLRVHAPPVLATYIVAPLLAPFRERYPDIRLEVEVDAPAEPPVEAFDVTLVSSSNGLPPDVVVRKIVESESILVASPKYLARHGRPAGPQDLAEHNLLRVKMADQRADLWRMWSEEQPDDPVELELRPSLIANHTDTLLRAAIDGAGITSIAMDLAAAPLTRGELVRVLAPWTTGRRALYAALPSRKFTPRRTRVFLDFLVEQTRSRSGSALESCVGCAGPVRLAA from the coding sequence ATGGACCGACTGCTTTCCATGCGCGTGTTCCAGCGCGTCGCCGACGAAGGCGGCTTTGCCGCCGCCGCGCGGGCACTGGAGCTCTCGCCCGCGGCCGTCACGCGCCTGGTGGCCGACCTCGAGGGCCACCTGCAGACCCGCCTGCTCCAGCGCAGCACCCGCCGGCTGTCGCTGACCGAGGCGGGCCAGGCCTACCTGGAGCGGGTGCGTTCCATCCTGGAAGAGATCGACCAGGCCGACGCGGTGGTCAGCGCGCACAGCAGCGAGCTGGCCGGCATGCTGCGCGTCCACGCCCCGCCGGTGCTGGCCACCTACATCGTGGCGCCGCTGCTGGCGCCGTTCCGCGAGCGCTACCCGGACATCCGGCTGGAGGTCGAGGTCGATGCGCCGGCGGAGCCGCCGGTGGAGGCGTTCGACGTCACGCTGGTGAGCAGCAGCAACGGCCTGCCGCCCGACGTCGTGGTGCGCAAGATCGTCGAGTCCGAATCCATCCTGGTCGCCTCGCCGAAGTACCTGGCGCGGCACGGCCGGCCGGCGGGGCCGCAGGACCTGGCCGAGCACAACCTGCTGCGCGTGAAGATGGCCGACCAGCGGGCCGACCTCTGGCGCATGTGGAGCGAGGAGCAGCCCGACGATCCGGTGGAGCTGGAGCTGCGGCCCAGCCTCATCGCCAACCACACCGACACCCTGCTGCGCGCCGCCATCGACGGTGCCGGCATCACCTCCATCGCCATGGACCTGGCCGCGGCCCCGCTCACCCGCGGCGAGCTGGTGCGCGTGCTGGCGCCCTGGACCACCGGGCGCCGCGCGCTCTACGCCGCCCTGCCCAGCCGCAAGTTCACCCCGCGCCGCACCCGCGTGTTCCTCGACTTCCTGGTCGAGCAGACCCGCAGCCGTTCGGGCAGCGCACTCGAGAGCTGCGTGGGCTGCGCCGGGCCGGTCCGGCTCGCCGCCTGA
- a CDS encoding xanthine dehydrogenase family protein molybdopterin-binding subunit, which translates to MTTATLVPDVAPTRRAFLQGGSLVVLFGLGGLQPLAAQAPAAAPLPGSLNSNRRLDAWIRIQPDGTLTMFTGKVELGQGILTALTQIVADELDVEPQRLQVVSGDTGRTPNEGVTSGSLSIQDSGTALRMACAEARALLLAAAAQKLDAPVGELTVRDGTITRASTGARTTYWEVAPEASLAREATAKVAPKPAAARRHIGQSMPRRDIPAKVTGGPAYVQDIRLPGMVHARVVRPPLSRPRLLEANTDAVRAMPGVLAVVRDGSFLAVAAQREEQAIAAARALHAAARWEPLAPLPPTGAGLYTMMKTARADTSVVGEKNAGAAPPADAAVLTAEFTRPYQAHGSIGPSCALAQWDEGKLQVWCHSQGVFPLRADMAKALRLPPAAITIVHHEGSGCYGHNGADDVALDAALVARALPRVPVRLQWMREDEFGTEPFGSPMVMQLRGAVAGGKVADWQHEVWSYTHSTRPNDPEGSNLLAAWQIANPLPPGPSRNIPQPSGGSDRNAVPLYAFGRHKVVNHLLLDQPIRTSALRTLGAYANVFAAESFLDELAGAAGADPVQFRLAHLEDPRARAVIERVAAMSNWRPTPAPDTREKRAVAPGQRRGRGIAFAKYKNLAVYCAVVAEVVVDTASGAVRVTDAWSVADAGMVVNPDGFRNQIEGGIIQSTSWTLHEAIAWDAKGVTTHSWPDYPILRFPEMPRVVVELIDRPEERPLGVGEGSQGPTVAAIANAIAQATGRRPRDIPFTAEKMKALLA; encoded by the coding sequence ATGACCACCGCCACCCTCGTTCCCGACGTGGCGCCGACGCGCCGTGCCTTCCTGCAGGGCGGCTCCCTGGTGGTGCTGTTCGGCCTGGGCGGCCTGCAGCCGCTGGCGGCCCAGGCCCCGGCCGCGGCGCCGCTGCCCGGCAGCCTGAACAGCAACCGCCGGCTGGACGCGTGGATCCGCATCCAGCCCGATGGCACCCTGACCATGTTCACCGGCAAGGTCGAACTGGGGCAGGGCATCCTCACCGCGCTGACGCAGATCGTGGCCGACGAACTCGACGTCGAGCCGCAACGGCTGCAGGTCGTCTCCGGAGACACCGGCCGCACGCCCAACGAGGGCGTGACCTCCGGCAGCCTGTCGATCCAGGACAGCGGCACCGCGCTGCGAATGGCCTGCGCGGAGGCGCGCGCCCTGCTGCTGGCCGCCGCCGCGCAGAAGCTGGACGCCCCGGTGGGCGAGCTGACGGTGCGCGACGGCACCATCACGCGCGCCTCGACCGGCGCCCGCACCACCTACTGGGAGGTCGCGCCCGAGGCGTCGCTGGCGCGCGAGGCCACCGCCAAGGTCGCGCCCAAGCCGGCCGCGGCGCGCCGCCACATCGGCCAGTCGATGCCGCGGCGCGACATCCCGGCCAAGGTCACCGGCGGGCCGGCCTACGTGCAGGACATCCGGCTGCCGGGCATGGTGCACGCGCGCGTCGTGCGCCCGCCGCTGTCGCGCCCGCGCCTGCTGGAGGCCAACACCGACGCCGTGCGCGCCATGCCCGGCGTGCTGGCGGTGGTGCGCGACGGCAGCTTCCTGGCCGTCGCCGCGCAGCGCGAGGAGCAGGCCATCGCCGCCGCCCGTGCGCTGCACGCGGCCGCCCGCTGGGAGCCGCTGGCGCCGCTGCCGCCCACCGGCGCGGGGCTGTACACCATGATGAAGACGGCGCGCGCGGACACCAGCGTGGTGGGCGAGAAGAACGCCGGCGCCGCGCCGCCGGCCGACGCCGCCGTGCTGACGGCCGAGTTCACCCGTCCCTACCAGGCGCACGGCTCGATCGGGCCCTCCTGCGCGCTGGCCCAGTGGGACGAGGGCAAGCTGCAGGTCTGGTGCCATTCGCAGGGCGTGTTCCCGCTGCGCGCCGACATGGCCAAGGCGCTGCGGCTGCCGCCGGCGGCCATCACCATCGTCCACCACGAGGGCTCGGGCTGCTATGGCCACAACGGCGCCGACGACGTGGCGCTCGACGCCGCCCTGGTGGCGCGGGCGCTGCCCAGGGTGCCGGTGCGGCTGCAGTGGATGCGAGAGGACGAATTCGGCACCGAGCCGTTCGGCTCGCCGATGGTCATGCAACTGCGCGGGGCGGTCGCCGGTGGCAAGGTCGCCGACTGGCAGCACGAGGTGTGGAGCTACACGCACAGCACGCGCCCGAACGATCCCGAGGGCAGCAACCTGCTCGCGGCCTGGCAGATCGCCAACCCGCTGCCGCCCGGCCCCTCGCGCAACATCCCGCAGCCGTCCGGCGGCAGCGACCGCAACGCGGTGCCGCTGTACGCGTTCGGCCGCCACAAGGTGGTCAACCACCTGCTGCTCGACCAGCCGATCCGCACCTCGGCGCTGCGCACGCTGGGCGCCTACGCCAACGTGTTCGCCGCCGAGTCCTTCCTCGACGAGCTGGCCGGCGCCGCCGGCGCCGACCCGGTGCAGTTCCGGCTGGCGCACCTGGAGGACCCGCGGGCCCGCGCCGTCATCGAGCGGGTGGCGGCGATGAGCAACTGGCGCCCGACGCCGGCGCCGGACACGCGCGAGAAGCGCGCCGTCGCGCCCGGCCAGCGCCGCGGCCGCGGCATCGCGTTCGCCAAGTACAAGAACCTGGCGGTCTATTGCGCGGTGGTCGCCGAGGTGGTGGTCGACACCGCCAGCGGCGCGGTGCGGGTGACCGATGCCTGGTCGGTCGCCGACGCCGGCATGGTGGTCAACCCCGATGGCTTCCGCAACCAGATCGAGGGCGGCATCATCCAGTCGACCAGCTGGACGCTGCACGAGGCGATCGCCTGGGACGCCAAGGGCGTGACCACCCACAGCTGGCCCGACTACCCCATCCTGCGCTTCCCCGAGATGCCGCGCGTGGTCGTCGAGTTGATCGACCGGCCCGAGGAGCGGCCGCTGGGCGTCGGCGAAGGTTCGCAGGGCCCGACCGTCGCCGCGATCGCGAACGCCATCGCGCAGGCCACCGGCCGGCGCCCGCGCGACATCCCGTTCACGGCGGAGAAGATGAAGGCCCTGCTGGCCTGA
- a CDS encoding (2Fe-2S)-binding protein → MTVSLDVNGKRVDSPAAPETPLLYVLRNDAGLNAAKYGCGIAQCGACTVLFDGQATRSCVLPCGAAAQGKVTTLEGLGTADRLHPLQRAFIAEQAAQCGYCSSGMILSAKALLDRNPKPTEDQIKEAMAGNLCRCGTHTRIVKAIQRAAREMQS, encoded by the coding sequence ATGACCGTTTCGCTCGACGTCAACGGCAAGCGGGTCGACAGCCCCGCCGCGCCCGAGACCCCGCTCCTCTACGTGCTGCGCAACGACGCCGGGCTGAACGCGGCCAAGTACGGCTGCGGCATCGCCCAGTGCGGCGCCTGCACCGTGCTGTTCGACGGCCAGGCCACCCGCTCCTGCGTGCTGCCGTGCGGCGCCGCCGCGCAGGGCAAGGTCACCACGCTCGAGGGGCTGGGCACGGCCGACCGGCTGCACCCGCTGCAGCGCGCCTTCATCGCCGAGCAGGCGGCGCAGTGCGGCTACTGCAGCTCCGGGATGATCCTGTCGGCCAAGGCCCTGCTGGACCGCAACCCGAAGCCGACCGAGGACCAGATCAAGGAGGCGATGGCAGGCAACCTGTGCCGCTGCGGCACCCACACGCGCATCGTCAAGGCCATCCAGCGCGCCGCCCGGGAGATGCAGTCATGA